The following are encoded together in the Candidatus Eisenbacteria bacterium genome:
- a CDS encoding dCTP deaminase — MSVQPDRWIRRMALEARMIEPFEEGGARPGLVSFGLSSYGYDVRLAGEFKIFTGEGCDRMDPKQVREDAFVDHRGDALDLPPHSFVLGRTIEYFRIPRDILAIGFGKSTYARSGIVVNVTPFEPEWEGHATLGISNTTPRPARIYANEGIAQVIFLQAAEPCEVSYRDKGGRYQAQKTITPPRV; from the coding sequence ATGTCGGTGCAGCCGGACCGCTGGATTCGAAGGATGGCGCTTGAGGCTCGAATGATCGAACCCTTCGAGGAAGGGGGCGCGCGTCCGGGGTTGGTCTCCTTCGGTCTCTCTTCGTATGGATACGATGTCCGGCTCGCGGGCGAGTTCAAGATCTTCACGGGTGAAGGATGCGACCGGATGGATCCGAAACAAGTGCGCGAGGATGCGTTCGTCGATCATCGGGGGGACGCGCTCGACCTTCCGCCCCATTCCTTCGTCCTTGGAAGGACCATCGAGTACTTCCGGATTCCGCGCGACATCCTCGCGATCGGTTTTGGGAAGTCGACCTACGCGCGCTCCGGGATCGTGGTGAACGTGACCCCCTTCGAGCCGGAGTGGGAAGGGCACGCGACGCTCGGCATCTCGAACACGACCCCCCGTCCGGCTCGGATCTACGCGAACGAGGGGATCGCGCAGGTGATCTTCCTGCAGGCGGCGGAACCGTGCGAGGTCTCGTATCGAGACAAGGGAGGTCGTTATCAGGCGCAGAAGACAATCACCCCCCCGCGCGTGTAG